GTGTTGGTAAGTGGTATTGTCCTTTCATGTTTGTTAAGGAAGGAGGAGTGAATTTGAACGACCAAATGAAAAAATGTATGTTCTATGAAATTATACTTGAGCAACGATGGGAAAAGATTTTTGATAGTGCTTATAACAACGCTGAAGGAAAAGATAATGGTGTTGCGTTTGTGGATGCTTTCGTTCAAAAAGAGGCGGTTTTTGTTGACGGAAAGGAGGCTTTTTGGACTGAAAAAAATGTGGGTAAAGACAGGTTCATGTGGTTCAAGAATTATTTCAATGGTGTGGGAGGAGAAACAAGAGTGGGATTGAGCATGAAAGTTGTGGAGAGGATGAAATGGGAACAAGAAAGAGTTGGATGGATTGGTGGGGGTGAAAGGAAAGTGAGGGTGGAGAGAGTGGAAGAGTTTGAGGGGACGGGCGGTGGCGGGTGGAAGCGATTTGGTAGTTATGTACTGGTAGAGAGGTTTATATTGAAACGAATGTCAACGAATGGAAACTCGGAAGTGCTACTCACATATGAATTCAAGCACACGCACCAGATTCGAATCAAATGGGAATGACGGAAACTGAAGCGCCCGTTGCCACAATGCCACTGCCACCCTAGCCGTATCGACATTTGCTTTGATGAGGAAAGAATCATGAGTAGTTTCACTTCACCCGTTTTGTTCCTGCCATTTCAGTTTAAAGGATGAATTTCTTCAGCTCGACAGGATGCATTTCACTTTGTACTGTGAATTTGTAACACATGTTGGATAAGAATTAACAATCaaccacaaatatatatatatatatagccctTTTGGCTAAGGgatctccttttcctttttttttttttttttttttttttcaaaaaatgggaaTTAGGTGTGGGTCCATTTGAAAAGGAACAGAGCCATCATGAGCAGCAGAAATAGAGGGTTCGGGCTGCGTTGCAGAGAGAAAGGGCGTGGGTCACGGACTGCAGGGACGTGATCGGTAGACGGGGGTTCGGCCCTTGGGTCTGTGTTTGGGTTGCGTTGCAGAGAGAAATGGGGTTAGGAGAGGAGTGAGCAAGTGGTGGTTGTGGAGAGAAGGGGCAGAGAGAGAAGGaatcgaagaagaagagggagggtTCATATAGAATTGGgtttattttttctaaattttttattattcatgAGGTTTCCATATTGACACGTAACATCCAGTCATTGTTCATTTGGGTGTCATATCAACAATTAGTGGCTAACTTAACAACAatcttaacagatgtatgaaactgtTTCAAAATTGTGACTTTAGGTACCACtctaggatgaaaaaaacttcatgtactaaatgttgaaaactaagaaacttgagggtagtaaactaaaattaatccaaattaactataataatACCTTAAACGTTAATAGACGAATTTTCACGACACAAGTATACTTCGTGTTATTGTGACACCTCATGTCAATCATACAaagttttgtataatttttttaccatATGAAGTTGTATTAATATTAACATAGGATGCCACAGTGTAACCATATCATATAAGTTTCTCTTCATACACTTAACTTCTTAAAAATTCTCAGGAGCAAACAGTTTTCTGAATTACAAGAGGCTAAACCATAAACCAAGGATATAACGTGCAAAGGTTATAGGTGCCTTTTCAGAAGTTTGACTTCCTGAATTTCTATAAATTAAACCTCTTCGTAATCAAGTAATTTCATCAAACCAATTTGAAGGCGAACCGATAGTTATTTTCCTAAACGTTGTCTTCTTTGCTTACAAAAGTGTACGTTACAAAGCCTCTGTCTGTGTATGGAAGGTCTC
This Pyrus communis chromosome 6, drPyrComm1.1, whole genome shotgun sequence DNA region includes the following protein-coding sequences:
- the LOC137736345 gene encoding uncharacterized protein: MGEACTNSRKEDVVETGCCGGKSIPDAMPKPLDPSDINQQVQIVRTEKGSNCFFAKSVDQEGFPPLFLRRKRWNARMRGPHHYQLSEASGINSSIRASLPQFDFPLSYDFSAAVGVGKWYCPFMFVKEGGVNLNDQMKKCMFYEIILEQRWEKIFDSAYNNAEGKDNGVAFVDAFVQKEAVFVDGKEAFWTEKNVGKDRFMWFKNYFNGVGGETRVGLSMKVVERMKWEQERVGWIGGGERKVRVERVEEFEGTGGGGWKRFGSYVLVERFILKRMSTNGNSEVLLTYEFKHTHQIRIKWE